A genomic stretch from Etheostoma cragini isolate CJK2018 chromosome 8, CSU_Ecrag_1.0, whole genome shotgun sequence includes:
- the nfat5a gene encoding nuclear factor of activated T-cells 5a isoform X4 — MPSDFISLFSSDLDLNSPKSLYSKESVYDLLPKELQLHPSSTQTDPPTMSQKSGGEAGPPPSAALASDAISSTSTSSPSASSSLTMGVPSTGSTSSSEHLKIPQHLHSTGGDGAGASEIQGRDGAVSALSRGASTATGDMGSEVLSGLGVQQPQNTPSKRRPVLSISPPPEDLFDDSQMSCQDEPAIPGPTGPDSEHSSSMWADDSVSNFSLISSVSYNDNTEVPRKSRKRTPRQRPGPKPAPPEDSMDVFDADSAKGPHFVLSQLGTDKTSPIASSLESGTAVKGGTLSSQFPQRSDGKELKILVQPETQHRARYLTEGSRGSVKDRTQQGFPTVKLEGVSEPVVLQVFVANDAGRVKPHGFYQACRVTGRNTTACKEVDIEGTTVIEIPLEPSNDMTLAVDRVGILKLRNADVEARIGVAGSKKKSTRARLAFRVNIPQPDGSALTLQVASSPILCTQPAGVPEILKKSLHSCSVRGGEEVFIIGKNFLKGTKVIFQENIADDNSWHAEAKIDMDLFHQNHLIVTVPPFHNQSVTSPISVGIFVMTNAGRSHDAQPFTYTPDSADNSNVQTVKTEGPSLVKTCIFDGQIKSVSPEQTDSSAPPSKRQEDTPMEVSSNPSPTDVFKPSPDPLVAVQQTLEVCSSPHPGGDSFQSPMPLQPEDVELPQAHPVFPSLESLSTIQKQDIAPTTSFPVPGDTTIPPVTPEVPQQFLRDPQDSTPPESSNNSGGVVVVAMSQIATPSQPQPQQSQVPLFPQEGVAQLERAVRELQAGGSTTFQQVLEAAVAQQQLNSVLYSPSPSADSLQQHVQENMNSLRLGTTDNSLSTQQQLQIQQQHQMQQQQQIQQQQQIQQQQQIQQQQQQQQQQQQQLAFISSMETSNSQPRSVAMFQNQPQAQLSQMQQQSTPMEQQQSPQQNQQQPTQLSMGQQGSLFQSIPNHSQPNPVPQNQLSQPQQTGLLLCTTDLNPQAIPPTILFSTQTQGPSPLGSISVGIPQPDTAEPMSFQDQSSSGSNSTSTENQQQSLYQEQQPMQVGLSSSSVPSSQPVELFLPQTSLSSLQSSIGSQDLNNQAPAPGTTIFVVQGGVGVVANPGQQPPEQLFQTTVGGNVAPQGQANLFVFGIQNDAPQLLNSSGPTLQAQGQPQNSSHMQPLLDQPMAQASPTMHSSLQNTLQAQMQSSLENAMQSSLQNAMQTNTQTALQSTLQATIETSLPTPMQTNMQSSLQNQLQASISASSNMDKIEDLLESLQKQ, encoded by the exons ATGCCCTCTGATTTTATATCCCTCTTTAGCTCGGATCTCGACCTCAATTCCCCCAAATCTCTATACTCGAAAG AGTCGGTATATGACCTCCTCCCCAAAGAGCTCCAGCTCCATCCGTCGTCCACCCAGACAGACCCACCCACCATGAGCCAGAAGAGTGGGGGAGAGGCGGGCCCTCCCCCCTCTGCAGCCTTGGCCTCAG ATGccatctcctccacctccacctccagccCCTCTGCCTCTTCCTCCCTGACCATGGGAGTCCCATCCACTGGCTCTACTTCATCCTCAGAGCATCTTAAGATTCCCCAGCATCTCCACTCCACCGGAGGGGATGGAGCTGGAGCTTCAGAGATTCAAGGTAGGGACGGTGCTGTATCTGCCCTCAGCAGAGGAGCAAGCACTGCAACAGGAGACATGGGATCAGAAGTGTTGTCAGGGCTAGGAGTCCAGCAACCTCAAAACACCCCATCAAAACGGAGGCCTGTGTTAAGCATATCCCCGCCACCTGAGGATCTATTTGATGACAGCCAGATGTCTTGCCAAGACGAGCCTGCCATACCTGGTCCAACAGGTCCAGATTCAGAGCATAGCAGCAGCATGTGGGCTGATGACTCCGTCTCCAACTTCAGCTTGATCAGTTCCGTCTCCTACAATGACAACACAGAGGTGCCGCGCAAGTCGAGGAAACGCACCCCTCGCCAACGGCCTGGGCCCAAGCCTGCTCCTCCGGAGGACAGCATGGATGTGTTTGATGCTGACAGCGCCAAGGGCCCTCACTTTGTCCTCTCCCAGCTGGGCACAGACAAGACCAGTCCCATAGCAAG CTCTCTTGAGTCAGGCACCGCAGTGAAGGGTGGGACACTGTCTTCTCAGTTCCCCCAGAGGAGTGATGGAAAAGAGCTAAAGATCTTGGTGCAGCCAGAGACCCAGCACAGAGCTCGCTATCTGACCGAGGGCAGCAGAGGTTCTGTAAAGGACCGCACGCAGCAGGGATTCCCCACTGTCAAG ttgGAAGGCGTGAGTGAACCAGTTGTGCTGCAGGTGTTTGTTGCGAATGATGCAGGCAGAGTAAAGCCTCATGGTTTCTACCAGGCATGCAGAGTTACAGGGCGCAACACCACTGCTTGCAAGGAGGTGGACATAGAGGGCACCACTGTTATTGAAATCCCTCTGGAGCCGAGCAATGACATGACACTTGC GGTGGACCGTGTGGGAATTTTAAAGCTGCGTAATGCAGATGTGGAGGCCCGTATTGGTGTGGCAGGGTCCAAGAAGAAGAGCACACGTGCCAGGCTGGCCTTCAGGGTCAACATCCCCCAACCTGATGGATCAGCCCTTACTCTACAGGTTGCTTCATCACCCATCCTCTGCA CCCAGCCAGCAGGGGTGCCAGAGATCCTGAAGAAGAGTCTTCACAGCTGCTCagtgagaggaggagaagaagttTTTATCATCGGGAAGAACTTTCTCAAAGGAACCAAAGTTATTTTTCAGGAGAATATTGCAG ATGATAATTCCTGGCACGCTGAGGCAAAGATTGACATGGACCTTTTCCATCAG AACCATTTGATAGTGACAGTCCCTCCGTTCCACAACCAGTCAGTCACTTCTCCCATTTCTGTGGGAATATTCGTGATGACCAATGCTGGTAGATCACATGATGCCCAGCCCTTCACCTACACTCCAGACTCAG CTGATAACTCAAATGTCCAGACAGTAAAAACAGAGGGACCCTCTCTGGTCAAGACATGTATATTTGATGGCCAGATCAAATCTGTATCTCCTGAGCAAACTGACAGCTCTGCGCCGCCTTCCAAACGGCAAGAGGACACACCAATGGAAGTGTCTAGCAATCCATCACCGACGGATGTCTTTAAG CCGTCCCCTGACCCTCTTGTTGCGGTGCAGCAGACGTTGGAGGTCTGCTCTAGTCCTCATCCAGGTGGAGATTCCTTTCAGAGCCCAATGCCTCTACAACCTGAAGATGTGGAGCTTCCCCAGGCGCACCCTGTCTTTCCCAGCCTAGAGTCTCTCAGCACCATACAAAAGCAAGACATTGCCCCCACAACCTCCTTCCCAGTGCCAGGCGATACTACAATCCCCCCTGTGACACCAGAGGTCCCTCAACAATTCCTCAGGGACCCTCAGGACAGCACACCTCCTGAGAGCTCCAATAATAGTGGAGGGGTTGTAGTTGTGGCCATGTCCCAGATAGCGACTCCCTCTCAGCCCCAACCACAACAGTCCCAGGTTCCCTTGTTCCCCCAGGAAGGGGTGGCCCAGCTGGAGAGGGCAGTTAGGGAGCTACAGGCTGGAGGTAGCACCACGTTTCAACAGGTGTTGGAGGCGGCTGTAGCCCAGCAGCAGCTAAACTCAGTGCTGTACAGCCCCTCCCCCTCTGCAGACTCCCTTCAGCAGCATGTCCAGGAGAACATGAATAGCCTTAGATTGGGAACCACAGATAATTCATTATCAACCCAGCAACAGCTACAGATACAACAGCAACATCAgatgcaacagcaacaacagatacaacagcaacaacagatacaacagcaacaacagatacaacagcaacaacaacaacaacaacagcagcagcagcag ctggCATTCATCTCCTCCATGGAGACATCTAACAGCCAGCCCCGGTCTGTTGCTATGTTTCAGAACCAACCCCAAGCTCAGCTTTCCCAAATGCAGCAACAGAGCACCCCAatggagcagcagcagtctcCACAGCAGAACCAACAACAGCCGACGCAGCTTTCAATGGGCCAGCAGGGCTCCTTGTTTCAAAGTATCCCAAACCACTCACAGCCTAACCCTGTCCCCCAGAACCAGCTTTCCCAACCCCAGCAGACAGGTCTCCTCCTCTGCACCACAGATCTTAATCCCCAGGCTATTCCCCCAACAATTCTTTTTAGCACCCAGACCCAAGGCCCTTCCCCTCTGGGGAGCATTAGCGTTGGAATCCCCCAGCCAGACACAGCAGAGCCCATGTCCTTCCAAGACCAGAGCTCCTCAGGCAGCAACTCGACATCCACTGAGAACCAACAGCAGAGCCTGTACCAGGAACAGCAGCCAATGCAAGTGGGCCTGAGTTCCAGCAGCGTCCCTAGCAGTCAACCTGTGGAGCTGTTCTTGCCACAGACATCTCTCTCCAGCCTGCAGAGCAGTATTGGCTCACAGGACCTGAACAACCAGGCTCCAGCCCCTGGCACAACCATCTTTGTTGTACAGGGTGGTGTGGGTGTGGTAGCCAACCCTGGCCAGCAGCCCCCGGAGCAGCTTTTCCAGACAACTGTGGGTGGGAATGTGGCTCCACAAGGACAGGCCAACCTGTTTGTGTTTGGCATCCAGAATG aCGCTCCCCAGCTCCTCAACTCCTCTGGACCCACGCTGCAAGCTCAGGGCCAGCCCCAGAACTCCAGCCACATGCAGCCTCTGTTGGACCAGCCTATGGCCCAAGCTTCCCCCACCATGCACAGCAGCTTACAGAACACCCTTCAGGCACAAATGCAGTCCAGCTTAGAGAACGCCATGCAAAGCAGTCTACAGAATGCAATGCAGACAAACACGCAAACAGCTCTGCAGTCCACTTTACAGGCAACCATAGAAACAAGCCTGCCAACTCCGATGCAGACCAATATGCAGAGCAGCTTACAGAATCAATTGCAGGCATCAATATCTGCATCGTCCAACATGGATAAAATTGAGGACCTATTGGAAAGCCTACAGAAGCAGTGA
- the nfat5a gene encoding nuclear factor of activated T-cells 5a isoform X1, with protein sequence MPSDFISLFSSDLDLNSPKSLYSKESVYDLLPKELQLHPSSTQTDPPTMSQKSGGEAGPPPSAALASDAISSTSTSSPSASSSLTMGVPSTGSTSSSEHLKIPQHLHSTGGDGAGASEIQGRDGAVSALSRGASTATGDMGSEVLSGLGVQQPQNTPSKRRPVLSISPPPEDLFDDSQMSCQDEPAIPGPTGPDSEHSSSMWADDSVSNFSLISSVSYNDNTEVPRKSRKRTPRQRPGPKPAPPEDSMDVFDADSAKGPHFVLSQLGTDKTSPIASSLESGTAVKGGTLSSQFPQRSDGKELKILVQPETQHRARYLTEGSRGSVKDRTQQGFPTVKLEGVSEPVVLQVFVANDAGRVKPHGFYQACRVTGRNTTACKEVDIEGTTVIEIPLEPSNDMTLAVDRVGILKLRNADVEARIGVAGSKKKSTRARLAFRVNIPQPDGSALTLQVASSPILCTQPAGVPEILKKSLHSCSVRGGEEVFIIGKNFLKGTKVIFQENIADDNSWHAEAKIDMDLFHQNHLIVTVPPFHNQSVTSPISVGIFVMTNAGRSHDAQPFTYTPDSADNSNVQTVKTEGPSLVKTCIFDGQIKSVSPEQTDSSAPPSKRQEDTPMEVSSNPSPTDVFKPSPDPLVAVQQTLEVCSSPHPGGDSFQSPMPLQPEDVELPQAHPVFPSLESLSTIQKQDIAPTTSFPVPGDTTIPPVTPEVPQQFLRDPQDSTPPESSNNSGGVVVVAMSQIATPSQPQPQQSQVPLFPQEGVAQLERAVRELQAGGSTTFQQVLEAAVAQQQLNSVLYSPSPSADSLQQHVQENMNSLRLGTTDNSLSTQQQLQIQQQHQMQQQQQIQQQQQIQQQQQIQQQQQQQQQQQQQQNQVLSNLQLQEQQVLENLQQCLQAELLQPQIHSSPQGQQPVSILQQAGELLTIQTSFPTQPPSHTSPPQQLFQSPRPLAETQGSQQQVQAALLQNTLTVLTSGSLNSEQQPTGSTLYLSPNPQPHQQQQQLAFISSMETSNSQPRSVAMFQNQPQAQLSQMQQQSTPMEQQQSPQQNQQQPTQLSMGQQGSLFQSIPNHSQPNPVPQNQLSQPQQTGLLLCTTDLNPQAIPPTILFSTQTQGPSPLGSISVGIPQPDTAEPMSFQDQSSSGSNSTSTENQQQSLYQEQQPMQVGLSSSSVPSSQPVELFLPQTSLSSLQSSIGSQDLNNQAPAPGTTIFVVQGGVGVVANPGQQPPEQLFQTTVGGNVAPQGQANLFVFGIQNDAPQLLNSSGPTLQAQGQPQNSSHMQPLLDQPMAQASPTMHSSLQNTLQAQMQSSLENAMQSSLQNAMQTNTQTALQSTLQATIETSLPTPMQTNMQSSLQNQLQASISASSNMDKIEDLLESLQKQ encoded by the exons ATGCCCTCTGATTTTATATCCCTCTTTAGCTCGGATCTCGACCTCAATTCCCCCAAATCTCTATACTCGAAAG AGTCGGTATATGACCTCCTCCCCAAAGAGCTCCAGCTCCATCCGTCGTCCACCCAGACAGACCCACCCACCATGAGCCAGAAGAGTGGGGGAGAGGCGGGCCCTCCCCCCTCTGCAGCCTTGGCCTCAG ATGccatctcctccacctccacctccagccCCTCTGCCTCTTCCTCCCTGACCATGGGAGTCCCATCCACTGGCTCTACTTCATCCTCAGAGCATCTTAAGATTCCCCAGCATCTCCACTCCACCGGAGGGGATGGAGCTGGAGCTTCAGAGATTCAAGGTAGGGACGGTGCTGTATCTGCCCTCAGCAGAGGAGCAAGCACTGCAACAGGAGACATGGGATCAGAAGTGTTGTCAGGGCTAGGAGTCCAGCAACCTCAAAACACCCCATCAAAACGGAGGCCTGTGTTAAGCATATCCCCGCCACCTGAGGATCTATTTGATGACAGCCAGATGTCTTGCCAAGACGAGCCTGCCATACCTGGTCCAACAGGTCCAGATTCAGAGCATAGCAGCAGCATGTGGGCTGATGACTCCGTCTCCAACTTCAGCTTGATCAGTTCCGTCTCCTACAATGACAACACAGAGGTGCCGCGCAAGTCGAGGAAACGCACCCCTCGCCAACGGCCTGGGCCCAAGCCTGCTCCTCCGGAGGACAGCATGGATGTGTTTGATGCTGACAGCGCCAAGGGCCCTCACTTTGTCCTCTCCCAGCTGGGCACAGACAAGACCAGTCCCATAGCAAG CTCTCTTGAGTCAGGCACCGCAGTGAAGGGTGGGACACTGTCTTCTCAGTTCCCCCAGAGGAGTGATGGAAAAGAGCTAAAGATCTTGGTGCAGCCAGAGACCCAGCACAGAGCTCGCTATCTGACCGAGGGCAGCAGAGGTTCTGTAAAGGACCGCACGCAGCAGGGATTCCCCACTGTCAAG ttgGAAGGCGTGAGTGAACCAGTTGTGCTGCAGGTGTTTGTTGCGAATGATGCAGGCAGAGTAAAGCCTCATGGTTTCTACCAGGCATGCAGAGTTACAGGGCGCAACACCACTGCTTGCAAGGAGGTGGACATAGAGGGCACCACTGTTATTGAAATCCCTCTGGAGCCGAGCAATGACATGACACTTGC GGTGGACCGTGTGGGAATTTTAAAGCTGCGTAATGCAGATGTGGAGGCCCGTATTGGTGTGGCAGGGTCCAAGAAGAAGAGCACACGTGCCAGGCTGGCCTTCAGGGTCAACATCCCCCAACCTGATGGATCAGCCCTTACTCTACAGGTTGCTTCATCACCCATCCTCTGCA CCCAGCCAGCAGGGGTGCCAGAGATCCTGAAGAAGAGTCTTCACAGCTGCTCagtgagaggaggagaagaagttTTTATCATCGGGAAGAACTTTCTCAAAGGAACCAAAGTTATTTTTCAGGAGAATATTGCAG ATGATAATTCCTGGCACGCTGAGGCAAAGATTGACATGGACCTTTTCCATCAG AACCATTTGATAGTGACAGTCCCTCCGTTCCACAACCAGTCAGTCACTTCTCCCATTTCTGTGGGAATATTCGTGATGACCAATGCTGGTAGATCACATGATGCCCAGCCCTTCACCTACACTCCAGACTCAG CTGATAACTCAAATGTCCAGACAGTAAAAACAGAGGGACCCTCTCTGGTCAAGACATGTATATTTGATGGCCAGATCAAATCTGTATCTCCTGAGCAAACTGACAGCTCTGCGCCGCCTTCCAAACGGCAAGAGGACACACCAATGGAAGTGTCTAGCAATCCATCACCGACGGATGTCTTTAAG CCGTCCCCTGACCCTCTTGTTGCGGTGCAGCAGACGTTGGAGGTCTGCTCTAGTCCTCATCCAGGTGGAGATTCCTTTCAGAGCCCAATGCCTCTACAACCTGAAGATGTGGAGCTTCCCCAGGCGCACCCTGTCTTTCCCAGCCTAGAGTCTCTCAGCACCATACAAAAGCAAGACATTGCCCCCACAACCTCCTTCCCAGTGCCAGGCGATACTACAATCCCCCCTGTGACACCAGAGGTCCCTCAACAATTCCTCAGGGACCCTCAGGACAGCACACCTCCTGAGAGCTCCAATAATAGTGGAGGGGTTGTAGTTGTGGCCATGTCCCAGATAGCGACTCCCTCTCAGCCCCAACCACAACAGTCCCAGGTTCCCTTGTTCCCCCAGGAAGGGGTGGCCCAGCTGGAGAGGGCAGTTAGGGAGCTACAGGCTGGAGGTAGCACCACGTTTCAACAGGTGTTGGAGGCGGCTGTAGCCCAGCAGCAGCTAAACTCAGTGCTGTACAGCCCCTCCCCCTCTGCAGACTCCCTTCAGCAGCATGTCCAGGAGAACATGAATAGCCTTAGATTGGGAACCACAGATAATTCATTATCAACCCAGCAACAGCTACAGATACAACAGCAACATCAgatgcaacagcaacaacagatacaacagcaacaacagatacaacagcaacaacagatacaacagcaacaacaacaacaacaacagcagcagcagcag caaaatcAAGTGTTGAGCAACTTACAACTGCAAGAGCAGCAGGTGTTGGAGAATCTACAGCAGTGCCTTCAGGCTGAGTTGCTTCAGCCCCAGATTCACTCCTCCCCCCAAGGACAGCAGCCAGTGTCCATCCTTCAACAGGCTGGAGAGCTGCTCACCATTCAGACCAGCTTCCCAACACAGCCCCCATCCCACACATCTCCCCCACAGCAGCTCTTTCAATCGCCCAGGCCCTTGGCTGAGACTCAGGGCTCTCAACAGCAGGTCCAGGCTGCCCTGCTCCAGAATACGCTGACTGTTCTGACAAGTGGCAGTCTCAACTCAGAGCAGCAGCCTACTGGTTCAACACTCTACCTGTCACCAAACCCTCAGCCCcaccaacagcaacaacagctggCATTCATCTCCTCCATGGAGACATCTAACAGCCAGCCCCGGTCTGTTGCTATGTTTCAGAACCAACCCCAAGCTCAGCTTTCCCAAATGCAGCAACAGAGCACCCCAatggagcagcagcagtctcCACAGCAGAACCAACAACAGCCGACGCAGCTTTCAATGGGCCAGCAGGGCTCCTTGTTTCAAAGTATCCCAAACCACTCACAGCCTAACCCTGTCCCCCAGAACCAGCTTTCCCAACCCCAGCAGACAGGTCTCCTCCTCTGCACCACAGATCTTAATCCCCAGGCTATTCCCCCAACAATTCTTTTTAGCACCCAGACCCAAGGCCCTTCCCCTCTGGGGAGCATTAGCGTTGGAATCCCCCAGCCAGACACAGCAGAGCCCATGTCCTTCCAAGACCAGAGCTCCTCAGGCAGCAACTCGACATCCACTGAGAACCAACAGCAGAGCCTGTACCAGGAACAGCAGCCAATGCAAGTGGGCCTGAGTTCCAGCAGCGTCCCTAGCAGTCAACCTGTGGAGCTGTTCTTGCCACAGACATCTCTCTCCAGCCTGCAGAGCAGTATTGGCTCACAGGACCTGAACAACCAGGCTCCAGCCCCTGGCACAACCATCTTTGTTGTACAGGGTGGTGTGGGTGTGGTAGCCAACCCTGGCCAGCAGCCCCCGGAGCAGCTTTTCCAGACAACTGTGGGTGGGAATGTGGCTCCACAAGGACAGGCCAACCTGTTTGTGTTTGGCATCCAGAATG aCGCTCCCCAGCTCCTCAACTCCTCTGGACCCACGCTGCAAGCTCAGGGCCAGCCCCAGAACTCCAGCCACATGCAGCCTCTGTTGGACCAGCCTATGGCCCAAGCTTCCCCCACCATGCACAGCAGCTTACAGAACACCCTTCAGGCACAAATGCAGTCCAGCTTAGAGAACGCCATGCAAAGCAGTCTACAGAATGCAATGCAGACAAACACGCAAACAGCTCTGCAGTCCACTTTACAGGCAACCATAGAAACAAGCCTGCCAACTCCGATGCAGACCAATATGCAGAGCAGCTTACAGAATCAATTGCAGGCATCAATATCTGCATCGTCCAACATGGATAAAATTGAGGACCTATTGGAAAGCCTACAGAAGCAGTGA